AACTTACCGTGCAGGAAAATAATTCTGCTCTTGCAGAGCGAGGCTATGAGATAGCTCAATCACGTTATGCCAATGGACAGGGCACAGAGCTTGAAATTGCTGATGCTCAATTGAATCGGCAGCAGGCCAAATTGAGCTATAGTAATGCCTTATATGAAGTGATTTTGGCAAAAATATATTTTGATAAAGCAATCGGAAGAGATTTAGATAAAATGAGAAAGGAGAAGTAAGGTGAGAAATAAATATATAATTATATTAGCAGGGATATTATTATTAAGTGGCTGCGGGAAGAAGGAAGCAGTCGAGAGTAAAAGCCTGGAGCAATTACACAAAGAAAACGGGGTGCCTGTAAAAGTGCGGGTTCTTAGTGAGGAATCTTTCAGCAAAAAACTTGATTATAACGGTAAATTGACAGGAGTTAATCAGGCAACTGAGCAATCATTAGTAGGTGGCACAGTAGAAAAGATAAATTTTGAAGAAGGTGATCTGGTGAAAGAGGGTGATGTGATAGTAACATTTCCTCAGGATCTGTCAGGGATGAATTATCAGGCAGTTAGAGCGAATTATGATGTGATGTCAGCAAGTTATGAGCGACTAAAGAATCTCTATCAGGACGGGGGTATTTCACAGCAGAAAGTGGATAACGTGAAAGCAGGTTATCTGGCAGCAGAATCACAATTAAATACAGTGGAGAAGATGCTGGAAGTGAGAGCACCCATAGATGGCTATCTGGTAGAGATATATGTGGATGAGACTGATCATGTAGAGTCAGGAGATCTGCTTTTCACAGTAGCTGAGCTGGATAGATTGAAAAGTAAAGTAACTGTTACTGAGAAAGAAATTGGCATGATCCAAAAAGGTTCTGCGGCAATCGCAAAATGGGAAGGAAATGAATATCAAGGCACAATAACGGCTGTTGGTTATGCCATGAATGAACGAAGTGGAGCTTTTGAAGTGGATCTGGAATTTGATAATCCTGATAAGATCATGAAATTTAATATCAATGCGATGATCGAACTGGAAGTATATCATAATCCCGCCGCAATAGTGGTGGAGAAGAAGAATCTATTGCGGGACAGCAGTGGTGATTTTGTGTACATTATAAAAGGTGATCGGGCAGAGAAGCGTTACGTTATAACAGGGCAGTTCAGTGGACTGGATTTTGAGATTATAAGTGGATTGGCAGCAGGAGAAAAGCTGGTGGTTGAAAGCCGTAATCTCCTTGAAGATGGCAGTCTGGTTCAGATCAGCCGGTAAGGGAGAATAATAGATGTTTTTAGCTAAATTAGCAATAGAGCGTCCTGTACTTGCGACCATGCTGATAATGGTGTTTGTGGTATTTGGTTTTATCGCTTATCGCAACATGAATCTGGAAGAGATGCCGGAAATGGAAATTCCCATCGTGACAATTCAGACGATTTATGCTGGTGCCAGCCCTGAGATCGTGGAATCACAGGTGACGGATAAGATAGAGGATGCCATATCCACAGTATCTGAAATAGATAAGATCGAGTCCTATTCAATAGAGAATTTCTCACTTGTAGTAGTGCAATTTCTGATGACAAAGGATGATCAATTAGGCTTGCAGGAGATAAAGGATAAAATAGATGCCATATTGAATACTTTACCCAATGATGTTGAGAAGCCGGAAATAGAGAAGGTGGATCCTTTTGCCGGTGCCGGAATAGAATATATACTCAGCGGAGAGCTGAAGGATGTGGAGCTGTATGATCTGGCAAATAACGTTCTGAAAGAAGAGTTTTCCAAGATACCAGGAGTGGCAAAAGTTGAAGTAGATGGGGGAGTGGAACGTGAGATCCAGATAGTTTTTAAGCAGAATACAGTAAGAAGCCAGGGTATATCAATACCAGCAGTTTCACAATTATTGACCGCAGAGAATCTGGATATGAGCGGGGGAAGTTTTGAGGTGCAAAGTGAGAGATTAAGCACAAAACTGGAAGGAGAATTCGATAATCTGGAAGAGCTGGAAGCAATGCGGATACCCACAGCTTATGGTATGCGCAGATTACGTGAACTTGCTGACGTGATCGATGGGAAGAAAGAGCAGCTGATAAAATCATCCTATTATGATACTCAGAAAAATAAGAGATATGATAATGTGATCCGACTAG
The Candidatus Stygibacter australis DNA segment above includes these coding regions:
- a CDS encoding efflux RND transporter periplasmic adaptor subunit, yielding MRNKYIIILAGILLLSGCGKKEAVESKSLEQLHKENGVPVKVRVLSEESFSKKLDYNGKLTGVNQATEQSLVGGTVEKINFEEGDLVKEGDVIVTFPQDLSGMNYQAVRANYDVMSASYERLKNLYQDGGISQQKVDNVKAGYLAAESQLNTVEKMLEVRAPIDGYLVEIYVDETDHVESGDLLFTVAELDRLKSKVTVTEKEIGMIQKGSAAIAKWEGNEYQGTITAVGYAMNERSGAFEVDLEFDNPDKIMKFNINAMIELEVYHNPAAIVVEKKNLLRDSSGDFVYIIKGDRAEKRYVITGQFSGLDFEIISGLAAGEKLVVESRNLLEDGSLVQISR